The following proteins are encoded in a genomic region of Loxodonta africana isolate mLoxAfr1 chromosome 27, mLoxAfr1.hap2, whole genome shotgun sequence:
- the CMC1 gene encoding COX assembly mitochondrial protein homolog isoform X6, whose amino-acid sequence MALDPADFTKCCKDSGVLMVVKCRKENSALKDCLTAYYTDPAFYEECKMEYLREREEFRKTGIPAKNRLQKLPTSM is encoded by the exons attttACCAAATGTTGCAAGGATTCCGGAGTCCTCATGGTAGTAAAATGCCGGAAAGAAAATTCTGCACTGAAAGATTGTCTAACTGCTTA ctaTACTGATCCAGCCTTTTATGAGGAGTGCAAAATGGAATACCTCAGAGAaagggaagaattcagaaaaaccgGAATTCCTGCTAAGAATAGGCTGCAGAAGCTTCCCACGAGCATGTAG